The following nucleotide sequence is from Malania oleifera isolate guangnan ecotype guangnan chromosome 4, ASM2987363v1, whole genome shotgun sequence.
TATAATAAGGAATATAGAAGGAATaattgtttcaaaattttcatcattattagtaaataatactataaaatttttttctgaatctacaataaaaaaatagaaaaagaacaATTATGCATTTCATGTTTTATATTGAATAGAATCACATAAAATTTACATCAATaactttaattattatatttctaaaGAATTACCATCATCTTTATGTAAATACTCAGACTCTTTCTTTCCGACCTATTTGACTCTCTGGCCGTAGTTATTTAGGTGGCATCCTGAGATTTGATGAATTCCTCGTGAGAACACACAAAATAAAGATATGAATGAGgtaaatagaaaaggaaaatagATATTTCGTAAATCATATGTAATTGTATTGTTTGCCCACAACAAGTGTTAGTTAAAGAAAAATAACAACTTTTTCCTTACTATTCTTAAAATATAGTGAcactaaattaaatttaaataaatgttgtttatggtgtggttCTTATACTTCGAGAGTTTataaacaaaggaaaaaatatatggaTGTGGTTTTGGTGCAGGGCAGCAACAAagcgcactcgtcgacgaggagataccgaagACTCGTTGACAAGTGGACAGATTCGTGGATGAGTGGATAAAATCGTCGCCAATtctttggctcgtcgacgagtgccttgttctcatcgatgagtggtTGCTGGGTTGcgagaaagaatttaaattttgaatttgaacattgaaGTGATTGGGTATTTAGGGGGAAACCCTCGAGGagttgttatatatgtcattctaggcATATTTCAACATATAAGAGAGTatgagagggtgagagaaggagagaagattaTTATATTGTGAGACTTTGATTTTTATAGTGAATCTTTTACCAATTGCTCCTGTGGAtataggctttgccaaaccacgtaattcctgatATCATTACATTTATATTGCTATGATTGTGAAATGTTTTCTATTTATCACCATTTTGtttgttgcaagtatgtatgtgtgatcTTTTATATAATGTTCATTCTGTTGCACATTGTTGAGAGAGACCGcccttatttttcacaacaataaaaatttcaaattgatatataaattaataaatcttAAAAATAGGCCAAAAGCCCATAACTCTTCACTAATTCCTTCATTATCTCTATTACTCCTCTCGAAACTCTCCCATAATCACCATTATTCTCTAATTACCTGTCCAAAagtaataaatttaaatataatttgtttataaatttatattaatattattagatTTCAAAGTCAATTGGATAAAATTGTCTcaaaacaattatttttttttttccaaataaggAATAATGAAATTACGACTATGAAAATAATAATGTCAATACTTATTAATTTGTATTTAAGGCAGGGGCAAAATAGGCAACGGAAGTAGAACCCTACGCCTCCGCTGTTATATCTAAACGCAAACCCAAGGAAGAAGCCCTGGCCGCCCAGCTGCGTAGGGTTTTCATTTTGTTGTCTTCGGCTTCCAACTTCTGAAGCAAAAACCCTAGCAATGGCCGTGGggtaagctctctctctctctcttgctcgcTGGCTTGCTCTAGCTCTTTAGCGATGTCTCTATGTCTATCTGACTGCTATTGTTTGTTGTTTTGTTGTTTACAGAAAGAACAAGAGGATCTCCAAGGGCAAGAAGGGAGGGAAGAAGAAGGCGTGAGTGCATAAACTAGAGAAAAGCTGTATTGATTTGAAATTTGCTTCTGGATCTGCGAATCGTTTGTTTTAGATGTTGATTTTGTTGTTTTGGCAGGGCGGATCCGTTCGCTAAGAAGGACTGGTATGATATAAAGGCACCTGCGCCCTTCAAGACCAGAAATATCGGCAAAACCCTTGTTACCCGAACTCAGGGAACGAAGGTATGTCTCTCTCCCCCCCTCTCTGAAAGAAATTTTAGAGGTGTTTAGGGACCTAACTTCATTTGATTTGCTCTGCTGCTTCTAATTTAGATCCATTATGTTTGTATGTAGTTACattcaaagttgtatttttatttgatttcagTGTCTAACGTATTTTAACTTAAATTTGTTATTGCATTTTACCTGTAAGATGCATAGCAGTGGAGTTTACTTCTTCCCGCATAAATGCAGCTGTTGTGTATTGTTTTGCCATGTAAACCATGTGTATCATTAATAGATGCTTATTACGCCCCTTCTCAGATGATCAGAAATAGAAAATCTCAGCATATATCATTGCTGGATTTTTTGTATACACTTAACTGCCACCAAGTTCCTTCTTTTGGGGGAGGGGGATCTTATGCTGCATTTGAGAGCGTGAATTTCAGgcattggatttggatttgggtgaatTTTGACAAAATTCTATGCAATGCTGTATTAGATTTTTTCCAAATTCATGACAATTCAAATCCAAACCTCCCCCCAACATAGGGTTAAAGTCAGCCCTTTTAGaaacaaataaatattattagtACATAAATGAGTAACATGGTAAGAACTTAAGCTCTATCTAGTAGGCGAGTtagtaataatttaatttaacttaATTTCCTTACTGTCTCAAATGCTCTTGTTCAAACCGAGGGAATCATTTTGGTTGAAATTTAGAATTTTGATAGGGATATTTCAGGATTCTACAAAGCAGAGACCAAAGTGAGATTTATGGGTAGTTATTGTTTAATACCATAGTGGGAAAATTCCATTTCTTTCTGCGTAGATGTAGATAAGGTGATGAGACAACTCCACTATATTTGTTATACATGTACACAGTATTTGGAATAAAAGTGGATGTCAAATAGGAAAAATTCCCTTTTTGTGAGTGAGTTCTGATATAGATTAGGCAAGAGGACAATTCTGTTTTTGCTATACATCCACACTCATGAAAATAGATGCATGGGCTGGCTGAAAAGTTTAGATGATCCATAAGTTAGAATATGATAATAATTGATTCTGGTTTTGTGCTGTTTCTGTTGTTGTGGATTTTAGTTGGCACGGACTCATTTCTTGATAATATGTTATTTACGTACTTCTTGATTTCAATGCTTACAACACATGTCCTCTTAAATTTGTTAATGCCTTCTAGTAGTAGGATGCATTACGGAAGGAATTTAATTGTTTACATTATGTTTCTTGCTTAAGGCATCTATTTAAGGTTACCAATGGGAAGAAATAATTCTGTTGATTGATATTCTTGTCATGTAAAACCATGTCATAAAGATAATGGAGGTTTACCATGTTGTGTTGATCCAAACTAGAAATTGGCATTATGTATTATTGTTGAATTGGTTGCCTGCTCATTTTCCTACAGATTGCATCTGAAGGACTCAAGCATCGAGTGTTTGAGATGTGCCTTGCGGATATTAATGACAATGATGAAGATCAGTCCTACAGGAAGATCCGACTGAGAGCGGAGGATGTGCAGGGGAGGAATGTCCTCACAAACTTCTGGGTAGGCTGGAGATCACAACTAAGTTGTTAATTTACATCCCTATGGCCAAACTATAAtaatacttgtttaattttccaACTGAAAAAGAAGCATGAAATGGTATACTCTGAATGTTAGGGTATGGATTTCACCACCGATAAGTTGAGGTCATTGGTTCGCAAGTGGCAGACTTTGATTGAAGCTCATGTTGATGTGAAGACAACTGACAACTACAGTCTTAGGATGTTCTGCATTGCATTTACTAAGAAGCGTACAAACCAGGTTAAGCGGACCTGCTATGCTCAATCCAGCCAGATACGTCAGGTTTGGTTAATGCCATGACATGCTTTTTTAAGGAATTGACTGTGAGTTGATTACATTACTgatgtttttttttcttatgcTTGACTTTAAATTGGATGTTCTTATGCCAGATTCGCCGAAAGATGAGGGAAATTATGATAAACCAGGCAACTTCCTGTGACCTCAAGGAGCTGGTGGCAAAGTTCATTCCTGAATCTATTGGGAGAGAAATTGTTAAGGCCACTGCAAGCATATATCCTCTACAGAATGTTTTCATCCGTAAAGTCAAGATCTTGAAAGCTCCTAAATTCGATCTTGGAAAGCTGATGGAGGTATTTTCTTAATATTATTTTGAGCTTCTTTTTTCTTCCCAAGTTAACTGTTTTGATCCTTTTAGATATCCCATCTGCTCTAATGACTTGTGGTGATGCAAATGCACATATATTCATGCACTTGTAGTGATGGTATAGCCAGTTATTAGGATGCCTAATTCCCTGGTGAACTGCAAATTAGCACAAGTTCAATGAAACACGATACATTTTCTTTTTGTGTTGGAACACTAAATGTAGTGATCAAAAGTTTAATTCAATATCTtattttacaaatgacatttttaGTAGTAAAAGTGGGGAAATATTGCTTTATAATATTTTTTCACAACAATTATTAGCCTATTCCACCAAAGATTTTTTGCTTTTTTTGATTTAGAAATGCTTAACCATCGTTATCCATTTTAACCAACATATGAGTATACCATGCAATTTAGAGCATGAGCTGTACCGCAATCCCATACTTGTTAACCAGAATGTTGTGCAATCTAGACATAATGTTTGAATTCTTTCCCATGGTCTTAGGCGGTGCTCTACTTCTTTGTTGTTAATTTAGGGTGTGCACTTGCAGGTTTATGGCGACTTTACTGAAGATCTTGGTGTCAAGGTGGAGAGGCCAGCTGATGAAACAATGGCAGAGGAAACTGAAGTTGTTGGAGCATGAAGTAAAGAAAATCATCTCTTGCATTAATTTTGGTTTTTTCAGAGACTTTCTCCTTTCAATCTTCAATGAGAAGTTTTTTTCAATCTTTTTAGACAGTTTTGGGCATTTTTATTTTAGATGGGGCTAGTGTGCTCTAAGATATGTTGTGAGAACATAAATATTGCTATTCGAGAAGAAGACCTTTTATTTAAATGCATTTAATATTTTGTTTGTTCCCGAGATATTCTCTGTTGTTTATGTTAATGCTCATCTTCCTCCTTGCATGTTCTTCTTAGGCCTTGTTCTGAATATGGAAAATGAAGGaataaattaaaatacagaaaaataTTAGAGCAAATTAATAGTGTAATTTTCACTTGTAATTATCTTtcaatttttcttattttaactGGCAGATGAGTAACAATAGagaattgattttataaaaaatatattttattaatttctttgtgAATCAGCTGGTGTTGTATTGGATTGTATTAAGCTGTCGAGAAGCTCGTGTTCAAATTTACTAGAATGGCTGACCCATGTAATGTTGCTCTTAATTTTTTGTAAAAACATAACCTGTTTGATTGCTTTTCACATAGGAAAGATAGAAATCGTCTTGGTAGACATTATGAACAAGACCAATCTAATATTTGCTGTAAGAGCGACTAAATATCGAGGATTAATATCAAATGAGATCGTACTTGGGCAATATCAATTAGTGTTGCTAATCTTTTATACGGTGAGACCACCGTGATCACAAATCCGAGAGGATCTAAGAGTGTATTTTGCCCTAACCTCATTCCTAAGCAGCCTTTGTTCAAGTATAACTAGATAAAAATTTCCAGTCTTTCCAAACCCATGTCCAAGAAAATCCTTGATTACCCGAACCGACTTGCTTACAAAGAAAGTTATCGATTAGGGCATATCTATGTATAGGTCCCTTTGTAGGTTATAGTCCTCACTGAATTTTCACTTCACTTGTTATTGCATGAGATGTAAGTTAAAGTAAATAAAATTTAGGAGGCTATTtcaatattaaaagaaaaaatagagtAGGAAGTCAAATTGAGAAAAATTCAATGTAGCAAAAGTAAGTTTTTTGTTTTGATTAGGGCCCTAATATTGTCTAATTGATATTCTATTAAccttacaaattaaaataaataaataaataaataaaagttctCTCTAGGAACATCTGAGTTTAAGATTTATGTCAAAAGGATGGATACTACCAACTAAATCATTAAGCCTGCTCGCTTCAACCCATTTTTCTTTAGAGATTGACCTAAGGTTTATCAACATCGATCATATCCACTCAGTTTTCGGATCGCTACAATATTATTTGGACGATTTACTTGATTCAACCTACTTAGATGTTGTAATCAAATTATCGGCTATTCATTTAATTCAactcgatttcgatttgaaaaatcACTAGATTGATCTTGTCAATTCGATTCAACATCCACCTCCCGCgaatattgatattattatttttgtggTTTACAACAATATTTATAGGTTAAGTTTCACTTTTTAATTTTCATTGGTATTGCGTATGTTTTGCaaaatttctaataaatcatgcTCATCTCGGTATTCATTTTTCAGACAAATAAATTAACTTGCCAATCCAACCCAACTCACCAAAGGATCAAATCTATTCAAACTGCATCCAATGTGATTTGAATTTGACTTAGGTCATTTTTTTCTCCTCAAACTAAACTAATTGGCTTAGTTGAAAATTTAAGTCTGAGCTGACCCAACTTAAACTGCAAAAACGTTTTAGATTTCTCTATGTATTCTCTTAGGCTTT
It contains:
- the LOC131154544 gene encoding small ribosomal subunit protein eS1z — its product is MAVGKNKRISKGKKGGKKKAADPFAKKDWYDIKAPAPFKTRNIGKTLVTRTQGTKIASEGLKHRVFEMCLADINDNDEDQSYRKIRLRAEDVQGRNVLTNFWGMDFTTDKLRSLVRKWQTLIEAHVDVKTTDNYSLRMFCIAFTKKRTNQVKRTCYAQSSQIRQIRRKMREIMINQATSCDLKELVAKFIPESIGREIVKATASIYPLQNVFIRKVKILKAPKFDLGKLMEVYGDFTEDLGVKVERPADETMAEETEVVGA